The following is a genomic window from Thermococcus sp..
GTTTTTAAGCCACCTCTTCAAAACCTTGAGGTTGCCCTCAGGGAGGATAACCACTTTGAACTTTGGGTTTACTGAGAACTCTTCCCCCTCTATGACTTCGTAGAAATCCCCGTTTAGCAGTAACTTGTTCTCAAAGCCGTTGAACTGGTTCCTAATCGCATCAATCTCCTCGAGCTTTTTCCGTATCCACGCTTGTTTTATTTGAACCAGTTCGCCGGGGTTTTGGGTGGGAGGCACTATTACCCTTACTTCTCCGCTTGGATTTATCTCGATCCTTGAGTACTTGACGTTGCGGACTATTGTAGTGTACTTCAGCCCCACCGCTTGAGCACCTCGAGAACATCTTCTCTCGTCTTCATCAAGTCGTCGTATCTTCCCTTATACTTGCGGACGAGGAACTTCATGATGCTCCTTGAAAGCTCGCTGACAACCTCAGCCTTCTCCCTCCAGCGCGGGAACCTGAGAGGCTCTGTCTCGCGTAGGAGCTCTTTCACGTCTCTTACCAATTCTTGGGTATCTGCCCTAACGTGCTTCTTAAGTACTGTAACTAGAGCGTACTCCAGCTCGTTCAGTCCGAGCTCCTTTCTTTCCCGATTTCTTTTTTCTATCTTCTTGGCTACTTCAAGGAGTTCCTGATACAGTCTCTCAAGCTCTTCTTTTCTACCCTTCCACCGCTCCACTATGCTTTCAACTTGCTCAACCAGATCGGCGGTTAACGGTCCCCTGTGGGTGTTTACGTAGTGCCTGACTGCAAAGAGGAGGTCATAAAAGGCACGGGCCTTGTTTTTCTCTTTCATGATCTTTCTCAGAAACTCCTCGTCGAGTTCAACTATGGGGAAATCCCTCTTGATCCTCCCAATGTCCACCGTCTCGTGGATGAATTTGAGGGCCTCTTGGAGGAAGGTGTCCACCTTTTGCTCCATCTCCGGATCCAGACCGTTAACCTTGGCATTGTAGGCGTAGTAGATCTCCGTGAGCCACGAGAAAACATCTTTAAACTCTGTTTTGTCTTCCCTCAGGAGCTTGTAGTAGTAGCGTATCTCCCTGTAGAGTTTCTGGAACTCCCCTCCTTTGTCCTTCTGGAAGAGAATGAGGAGGGCCTTCATAATGGTGTCTCTATCGTTTCTGGGCTCAAGACCCTCAAAGAGACTTAAAGCCTGGTTTATTCTCTCCTTGAGCTCTCGTTTAATCTCGTCCATGTCGTAGGCAACGCCCTGGATATCAACTTCATCGTATATTGCAAGGGCCTTCTTTAGTTCCCTAAAAATCCCGACGTAGTCGACGATCAGGCCGAAAGGCTTGACATTTTCGCCGTTTTTGATGAAGGGTCTGTTTGTCCTTGCTATAGCCTGGAGAAGGCGGTGTTCCTTTAGCGGTTTGTCCAGATACATCGTTTGGAGTATTGGTGCATCGAAGCCCGTGAGCAGCATGTCAGTGACGATGAGTATCTTCGGCACCTCTTTTTCCTTAAACCTCTTCACGATCTCCTCTCTTATCTCTCCCTGGTCTTTCGTTCTGTACCTCTGGATCAGTTCATTGTAGTATTCTTTGATTACATCGGGGTCATCGTCGTTGAAGGTCATCACGACCTCGCTGTATTCCGGCGGTAGAAGCCTATCCAGCGCCCGCTTATAGAGGACGCAGGCCTCTCTGTCGACCGCCACCACCATGGCCTTGAAGGGTTTCACGTTATTCCTGTAGTGCATCGCTACGTCCTCGGATATCATCTCAATCCTCTTGGGGTTCTTCAGGAAGATTCTGATGGCGTTGAATCTTCTCTTCAGCCTCTCCTTGACCCTCTCACGATACTCTTCGGGTATCTCTTCAAGCCGCGAGTTAAGGAAGGCCTCGAGATCTTCCTTCCGCAGGTGAACCTCCTCCTCGAGCCTCGGCTGATAAGCTATTTTAACCGTGAAGCCGTCCCGGATTGAGTCGAGTATGAAGTACCTGTCCAGATAGGGCTCGTCACGATAACCGAAAGCAGCGTAGGTGTCCCTGTGCTTCTTGGCTATAGGCGTGCCTGTGAATGCGAAGAAGGATGCGTCCTTTAGGATGGAGCGCATAGTTGAGGCGAGTTCTCCGTATTGGGTCCTGTGCCCTTCATCTATGAAGACCACGACATCCCGTCTGTTCATTATCGTTTTTCTCCTTCTGCTTTCCATCCTCAGCTCTTTCTTCAGATCCCTAAGCTCCTCCTCCCTGAACTTATGGATGAGGGTTACGAATATGCCCCTCTTGCCGTCGGAATGCGTGAGAACTTCTTTCAGGTGCTTAATCGAGCCGATAACCTCAAAGCTCAGCCCTACAGCCTTCAGCTCTCCGGCAAGCTGTTCCTCAAGTTCCTGCCTGTCAACGATGAAGAATATCGTGGGGTTTCCGAGGAGGCGCTTTATCTTGTAGGCGGAGAATATCATTGTGAGGGTCTTTCCACTCCCCTGCCAGTGCCATATAAGCCCCCTGTTCCTCTCGGTTTTTCCCCTCGCGTAGCCAACGGCCCGCTCAACTATTTTGTTCGTCGCCCTGAACTGCATGTACCTGGGGAGGACTTTCGTAATAGTTCCTCTCTCCTCGCGGTAGAATATGAAGTACCTCAGCATGTCGAGGAGGTTGCTTGGCGTGAGGGGTTCCATTATGTTGTCGAGGTCGTCGAAGCTCTCCCCTTTCCACTCATAGACCGGGACGTCCTCAAGCCACGGAACGTTAGGGAAGTAAACGACCCTGTCTCCAGCAGCTATGCTGAACTGGACGTACTTGAAGAGCTCGGGCATCTCCTTCTCGTAGCCCTTGATCTGCCTGTAAGCCCTTTTCCAGTCCCTCTTAAGGCGCTTGCACTCGATAAGAACCACGGGGATGCCGTTGATGTATAGAACGAGGTCGGGAATTTTGGTTCTGAATGGATAGCCCACCTGGTTGGCAACTAAAAACTCGTTGTTCCCGATGTTCTCGTAGTCTATGAGAAGAACGCGCTTTGGTTCACCAGTCTCCTCGTCCCTCAGGGGGACGCCCTCCTTTAAGTACTCTAAGACCCTCTTAGAGCCTTCAACACCAAAGGGCGTCGTTCTAAGGATGTTGATAACCCTCTCAGCCTCGCTCTCAGGTATTCCGTTTATCCTCATGATGGCCCTCTTCAGACGGGTGATTAGGAGGGGTTCTCTCTCGTCTTCGAGGACTTCAACTCCCCTCCTGTATCCCCAGCCGAGGTTTTTGAGGCGCTCAATGATTGGCCCCTCGCACTGGAGGTATTCGGGGGTTTGGGCTGTCATGGGGAACACCTGTTAATGTGTTAACCTCAGGGATATGAGGGTAGTGGGATGTTAATGATTTAACGGTTTCGAGGTTTATAGTAGGGATATTTTTGCTATGATTGCGGCAATGAGAGTAGCCAATGCTGACGCAAGAACATAAACGAGGGTTTTGTAAGTATTAACGGCGTTTTGAAGTTCTCTGCAACTAACTTCCATTTCATGTAGTTTGTATTTATCTGCTCCCATCATTAGGGCTGTTTCTAATCTCAGCTCAAGGGCATCGAGTTCTTTCATTTTCCTGAACACTGTATCGTGCATAAATGCGGGCACATTTCGAATATCTACTTCTGCTTTCATTCGAAGATCTAGGTACCTACTTTTAATTTGTCTTACACTTTCTGGGCTTAGTCCTATCTCAGACTCTCTGACTGTTTTCTCAATGTATCCCACAAACTCTGCGACTTCTCTAAGTTCGGGCGAAGCTCTAACTGAATCGTTACTCAATCCTTACCATCCTCCTTCCAGTCAGCAAGTCCTTCATCAGGCCCCTCTTTATTCTCTCAAGCCGCTCCCTTCTCTTCCTCAGGAGTTCGAGCTTTCTG
Proteins encoded in this region:
- a CDS encoding HsdR family type I site-specific deoxyribonuclease encodes the protein MTAQTPEYLQCEGPIIERLKNLGWGYRRGVEVLEDEREPLLITRLKRAIMRINGIPESEAERVINILRTTPFGVEGSKRVLEYLKEGVPLRDEETGEPKRVLLIDYENIGNNEFLVANQVGYPFRTKIPDLVLYINGIPVVLIECKRLKRDWKRAYRQIKGYEKEMPELFKYVQFSIAAGDRVVYFPNVPWLEDVPVYEWKGESFDDLDNIMEPLTPSNLLDMLRYFIFYREERGTITKVLPRYMQFRATNKIVERAVGYARGKTERNRGLIWHWQGSGKTLTMIFSAYKIKRLLGNPTIFFIVDRQELEEQLAGELKAVGLSFEVIGSIKHLKEVLTHSDGKRGIFVTLIHKFREEELRDLKKELRMESRRRKTIMNRRDVVVFIDEGHRTQYGELASTMRSILKDASFFAFTGTPIAKKHRDTYAAFGYRDEPYLDRYFILDSIRDGFTVKIAYQPRLEEEVHLRKEDLEAFLNSRLEEIPEEYRERVKERLKRRFNAIRIFLKNPKRIEMISEDVAMHYRNNVKPFKAMVVAVDREACVLYKRALDRLLPPEYSEVVMTFNDDDPDVIKEYYNELIQRYRTKDQGEIREEIVKRFKEKEVPKILIVTDMLLTGFDAPILQTMYLDKPLKEHRLLQAIARTNRPFIKNGENVKPFGLIVDYVGIFRELKKALAIYDEVDIQGVAYDMDEIKRELKERINQALSLFEGLEPRNDRDTIMKALLILFQKDKGGEFQKLYREIRYYYKLLREDKTEFKDVFSWLTEIYYAYNAKVNGLDPEMEQKVDTFLQEALKFIHETVDIGRIKRDFPIVELDEEFLRKIMKEKNKARAFYDLLFAVRHYVNTHRGPLTADLVEQVESIVERWKGRKEELERLYQELLEVAKKIEKRNRERKELGLNELEYALVTVLKKHVRADTQELVRDVKELLRETEPLRFPRWREKAEVVSELSRSIMKFLVRKYKGRYDDLMKTREDVLEVLKRWG